From the genome of Apodemus sylvaticus chromosome 3, mApoSyl1.1, whole genome shotgun sequence, one region includes:
- the Ccl21 gene encoding C-C motif chemokine 21 — protein sequence MAQMLALSLLSLVLALCIPWTQGSDGGGQDCCLKYSQKKIPYSIVRGYRKQEPSLGCPIPAILFLPRKQSQPELCANPAEGWVQKLMRRLDQPPAPGKQGTGCRKNRGTSKSGKKGKGSKGCKGTEQTQNPRG from the exons ATGGCGCAGATGCTGGCTCTGAGCCTCCTTAGCCTGGTCCTGGCTCTCTGCATCCCCTGGACCCAAG GCAGTGATGGAGGGGGTCAGGACTGCTGCCTTAAGTACAGCCAGAAGAAGATTCCCTACAGTATTGTCCGAGGCTACAGGAAGCAAGAACCAAGCTTAGGCTGCCCCATCCCAGCAATCCT GTTCTTGCCCCGGAAGCAGTCTCAGCCTGAGCTATGCGCAAACCCTGCGGAAGGCTGGGTGCAGAAGCTGATGCGACGTCTGGACCAGCCTCCAGCCCCGGGGAAACAAGGCACAGGGTGCAGGAAGAACCGAGGAACCTCTAAgtctggaaagaaaggaaagggctcCAAGGGCTGCAAGGG GACTGAACAGACACAGAATCCACGAGGGTAG
- the Spata31f1 gene encoding protein FAM205A — protein sequence MLSPACSFWDISYRLCTYTSIFIIFLIAWQIRRRYQGLSLKPKEICYRHHRKVRQRARDAASRARRLSQEEAEKPWELLSIMKSQSWIPKEGNVRQLLCLDPSCQICEAATLEIQQLLQSERSQLSPALLGLPRGSAHSARLEMLPMSFERNVELRSRHARHLPLVPGNQTLTQLTERLTQLTNAVGVQEYWTDHLQLDQKFHLANMPMVSETMGSSRLKEPMVLMIEENIMESKATLDQESQDLHHVKSSVSLLSLDPKINLTHTMSLHMDSMLSSHLPLLTPKVRGLLELHVKKLIHFQKWGLPRRVEESLRQLMPDPTLFCRYRESPSSYILSSSSRDTKDKIGITSHKANNLYLAEQPIQTFWVSEWPVINLKQGRPWHQIYTCLPSHEGEHLRNFYPFPKAKATNSGDNLQSEHYSQLFCGLPSLHSESLDVTSLSSQGICKKKNMSKPSRDAQSPGALSGLFLSKTPRKSALPSSPTPPNAKTPCEHEGTQITVPFLTLAECETLERHLLEKQLKIQWGLPALFLQNQYTQSRMPCEAQGKAKTAKTLLDRKSFSYPTRELFPEHARRLLEFHLQKQLIHLRWGLPQRIQRSIHMLLSSDQPSLSCRDSMLPSASMLQPGKPEADGSGDMFSPTAGEEPIPMPHLFAEAREMLKSHVDSKCEQIHEGKIPAQVWSSWECRIPGSLAAMAPFPWVPQDQCRKLQAESKSNTDLHPKAVPWKPKTFSQETQTLSGALFEHCKRPQALSEETIKKLETTLHHKYLAFLSGLPALYCVALSRPASPAVTNQPRLREKMSRPVKSPSKALTQITPMEPRAQDDSGVSADTVQEFQPGVPARGRTEKAPPERQSPQERPCSLNTHILAKLNFHLKKKVLAMQFGISERERREYKDVATVSLESESIQEFLRSLHIPESTLLQGQLTVSPSPPAPNTKRVHLKKQPGPAAQAVYQGQKQPTSKAVPYSSAQQGSTASQSQKDTMKTQVYVDMDTGRRKPSLEKPMAVGDLGEGDAGLGFSLVCQKTHQDGEQEPEKKLLHRTAPASSQQGHVFHLEDARPHSPQKLPELEFPDPPPEVFMETDSEQDTEDSQSEESTVPEAARIAEGPQPVASQAAQGLPFPCSPTQRKPFQGQPCPGHFSPGHMTPPSPYSKSSRLPEAGLKNKMKFFFHSINPKIKSKTQMEPSMVSTPGKVTKTSKENVERALPRTKSLTKKAKPEDSRGPKAQVSSSEKSVIASLLTAPYILDSKLRPRSRQLSPVSVLGNSRHCPRHCPKLAYAIQHRNPP from the exons ATGTTGAGCCCTGCATGTTCTTTCTGGGACATCAGTTATCGTTTATGTACCTACACCTCCATCTTCATCATTTTCCTAATTGCCTGGCAAATAAGACGGAGATACCAGGGACTGAGCTTGAAACCTAAAGAGATCTGCTACCGG caTCACCGAAAAGTCAGGCAAAGGGCTAGAGATGCAGCGTCAAGAG CCAGGAGACTTTcccaggaagaagctgagaagccaTGGGAGCTGCTCTCTATCATGAAAAG CCAAAGCTGGATCCCTAAGGAGGGAAATGTGCGGCAGCTCCTGTGTTTAGATCCCAGCTGTCAAATCTGTGAGGCTGCAACTCTAGAGATTCAGCAGTTGCTGCAGAGCGAGAGAAGCCAGCTCTCCCCTGCTCTGCTGGGCCTGCCACGGGGCTCTGCTCACTCTGCTCGCTTGGAGATGTTGCCCATGTCTTTTGAACGGAATGTGGAGCTCCGTTCCAGGCACGCCAGACATCTCCCACTGGTGCCTGGAAACCAAACACTCACACAACTAACTGAACGCTTGACACAGCTGACCAACGCAGTGGGTGTACAAGAGTACTGGACTGATCATCTCCAGCTAGATCAAAAATTTCATCTAGCCAACATGCCCATGGTCTCAGAGACTATGGGTTCTTCGAGGCTCAAGGAGCCTATGGTCTTAATGATTGAGGAAAATATAATGGAAAGCAAAGCAACGCTTGACCAGGAAAGCCAAGACCTTCATCACGTGAAGTCCTCTGTGTCTTTACTATCCCTGGATCCAAAGATTAACTTGACACATACTATGTCCTTACACATGGACTCAATGCTGTCTTCCCATCTGCCACTGCTTACTCCTAAAGTCCGTGGGCTTCTTGAACTACATGTAAAAAAACTGATACATTTCCAGAAGTGGGGTCTTCCCCGACGTGTGGAAGAGTCCCTGAGACAGCTTATGCCGGACCCGACATTATTTTGTCGATACAGAGAAAGTCCGTCTTCCTACATTCTGAGCAGTAGTTCTAGGGACACTAAGGACAAAATTGGGATCACTTCCCACAAGGCAAACAACTTATATCTGGCAGAGCAGCCCATCCAGACTTTCTGGGTGTCCGAATGGCCTGTTATAAACTTGAAACAAGGAAGGCCCTGGCACCAAATCTATACTTGCTTGCCCTCTCATGAAGGTGAGCATCTAAGGAATTTCTATCCATTCCCCAAGGCAAAGGCTACCAACTCAGGGGACAACCTTCAGAGTGAACATTATAGCCAGTTATTCTGTGGCCTTCCATCTCTTCACAGTGAGTCCTTGGATGTTACTTCCTTGAGCTCTCAAGGCATCTGCAAGAAAAAGAACATGTCCAAGCCCTCCAGAGATGCTCAGTCCCCAGGGGCACTCTCAGGCCTTTTCTTATCCAAAACACCACGCAAGTCAGCCCTGCcctcttccccaactcctccaaaTGCCAAGACTCCCTGTGAGCATGAAGGAACACAGATCACCGTCCCTTTCCTGACTCTGGCTGAGTGTGAGACATTGGAACGCCACCTCCTAGAGAAGCAACTCAAGATTCAGTGGGGCCTGCCAGCTCTCTTTCTACAaaaccagtacacccagagccGAATGCCGTGCGAAGCACAGGGTAAAGCTAAGACAGCAAAAACTTTGTTGGACAGGAAGTCCTTCTCATATCCCACCAGGGAACTCTTCCCAGAGCATGCGCGCAGGCTGCTGGAATTCCACCTCCAGAAGCAGCTGATTCACCTCCGATGGGGGCTGCCCCAGAGGATCCAGCGCTCCATTCATATGCTCCTCTCTTCTGACCAGCCTTCCCTGTCCTGCAGGGACAGCATGCTACCCAGTGCGAGCATGCTACAGCCGGGGAAGCCAGAGGCCGATGGGTCTGGTGACATGTTCTCACCCACAGCGGGCGAAGAGCCAATCCCCATGCCACACTTGTTTGCCGAGGCAAGGGAAATGTTGAAAAGCCATGTGGATTCCAAGTGTGAACAGATCCACGAGGGCAAGATCCCGGCCCAAGTCTGGAGCTCTTGGGAATGCAGAATTCCTGGGAGCTTGGCAGCAATGGCTCCCTTCCCTTGGGTTCCACAAGACCAATGCAGAAAGTTACAGGCAGAAAGTAAAAGTAACACTGACCTACATCCCAAAGCTGTGCCCTGGAAACCAAAGACCTTCAGCCAGGAGACACAGACCTTATCCGGTGCTCTCTTTGAACATTGTAAGCGGCCCCAAGCCCTGTCTGAGGAAACTATTAAGAAACTGGAGACAACTTTACATCATAAGTACCTGGCCTTCCTGTCAGGCCTGCCTGCCCTTTACTGTGTGGCTCTCTCTAGGCCTGCATCGCCAGCAGTCACTAACCAACCTAGACTCAGAGAGAAGATGTCCAGACCTGTCAAAAGCCCATCAAAAGCTCTGACTCAAATTACCCCAATGGAGCCCCGTGCTCAGGATGACAGTGGTGTGTCTGCTGACACTGTGCAAGAGTTTCAGCCTGGAGTACCGGcgagaggaaggacagagaaggcACCTCCAGAGCGCCAGTCTCCCCAAGAAAGACCCTGCTCACTAAACACACATATCTTGGCCAAACTGAATTTCCACCTGAAAAAGAAGGTCCTAGCAATGCAGTTTGGGATTTctgaaagggagaggagagagtacAAAGATGTGGCTACAGTCAGCCTTGAGAGTGAATCCATCCAGGAGTTCCTCAGGAGTCTACACATCCCAGAGAGCACACTGCTACAGGGACAGCTCACCGTAAGCCCATCCCCTCCAGCCCCAAATACAAAAAGGGTCCACCTTAAAAAGCAGCCAGGTCCTGCAGCACAGGCTGTATACCAGGGTCAAAAGCAACCTACTTCCAAAGCCGTGCCCTACAGTTCTGCCCAGCAGGGGTCCACGGCCTCACAATCCCAAAAGGATACGATGAAGACCCAAGTCTATGTTGACATGGACACTGGAAGGAGAAAGCCCAGCCTAGAGAAACCCATGGCCGTGGGGGACCTTGGGGAAGGGGATGCAGGTCTTGGGTTTTCCCTGGTCTGTCAGAAGACACACCAAGATGGAGAACAGGAACCAGAAAAGAAGCTCCTGCACAGAACAGCCCCGGCCTCCTCACAACAGGGCCACGTCTTTCATCTTGAGGATGCCCGTCCACACAGCCCCCAGAAGCTCCCTGAGCTTGAGTTCCCAGATCCACCTCCAGAGGTCTTTATGGAGACAGACTCTGAGCAGGACACAGAAGACAGTCAAAGCGAGGAATCCACTGTCCCGGAAGCTGCAAGGATCGCTGAAGGCCCCCAGCCTGTGGCCTCCCAGGCTGCCCAGGGCCTTCCTTTCCCATGCTCACCAACTCAGAGAAAGCCTTTTCAGGGCCAACCTTGTCCAGGTCACTTTTCACCGGGGCATATGACGCCACCGTCTCCTTACTCTAAGTCCAGCCGTCTTCCAGAGGCTGGCTtgaaaaataagatgaaattCTTTTTTCACTCTATTAACCCCAAGATAAAGAGCAAAACCCAAATGGAACCATCCATGGTCTCTACACCTGGGAAGGTGACCAAAACCagtaaagaaaatgttgaaaggGCTCTGCCTCGAACCAAGAGCCTCACCAAGAAAGCTAAGCCAGAGGACTCCAGAGGGCCCAAGGCCCAGGTTTCGTCCTCTGAGAAGTCAGTGATCGCCTCCTTGTTAACTGCTCCCTATATTCTAGACAGTAAGCTCCGGCCTCGTTCCCGGCAGCTAAGCCCTGTCTCGGTACTAGGCAACTCCCGCCATTGCCCTCGGCACTGTCCTAAGTTGGCTTATGCCATTCAACACAGAAATCCACCCTAG